A portion of the Papilio machaon chromosome Z, ilPapMach1.1, whole genome shotgun sequence genome contains these proteins:
- the LOC106720044 gene encoding RING finger and SPRY domain-containing protein 1 yields MEGVMDHLIDYEYLRRSRPNEIWEPRVIRNVILQILRKLRPSNRVPHRFESMLNFIIHVSMIETNWLTVASSLMENMPTCPYTIITIAVIMREIPSPQVTTVSMVLNEQYQLSQNRAVAPDFDIRIEKNICLVLNCLAEKLVGTHSTAIFTDNVCSYLCHIFINSRNHNDLELQMRALLALEKFAATKENKAMIVGRLSQLNINHLSNLETFFMDISGEHGVRREVGYCAKWALDNIFPKPGRQLSYDTVNIATINGMLKNDSGNIYLKYSPDLMEIRNDTILSQTLHGTCEVEEGMWFYEITMITEGSLTVGWASTGVDTGGTITPFFKLYFSGIISQEKSVGDDMFSLGYEGNYRLLWYNGNPYIISLGRWRVDEVLGCLLDITNKSISFFLNGFEVVMNSNDFFSPTRPPKKFFPAITIAPFQQCIVNFGQKPFRSAPEGVQFSALSSVGQLTPQQRMVIIYIHSTFLTIFSNKLIVFCCQIYGMPRSAMQERQASFNASEDACDICCDRAVDVTLRPCGHR; encoded by the exons ATGGAAGGTGTAATGGACCATTTAATCGACTACGAGTATTTACGTAGGTCAAGACCAAATGAAATTTGGGAACCTCGCGTTATAAGGAACgtaattttgcaaatattacgaaaattaAGGCCGAGTAATAGAGT GCCACATAGATTTGAATCAATGCTGAACTTCATTATACATGTTTCAATGATTGAAACAAATTGGCTGACAGTAGCCAGCAGTCTGATGGAGAATATGCCAACTTGTCCTTATACAATAATAACGATTGCAGTTATTATGCGCGAAATTCCAAGTCCACAAGTGACTACAGTCAGCAtg GTGTTGAACGAGCAATACCAATTGTCTCAGAACCGCGCTGTGGCGCCCGACTTCGACATTAGAATTGAGAAGAACATTTGTTTAGTTCTTAACTGTTTAGCGGAGAAGTTAGTCGGGACTCATAGTACGGCAATATTTACGGATAATGTGTGCAGCTACTTATGCCACATTTTT ataAATAGTAGAAATCATAATGATCTGGAGTTACAAATGAGAGCTTTACTTGCACTTGAAAAATTTGCTGCCACCAAAGAAAATAAGGCAATGATAGTGGGAAGATTGTCACAACTAAACATAAATCATTTATCTAATTTAGAGACATTCTTTATGGATATTTCTGGGGAACATGGAGTTCGGCGCGAGGTTGGATATTGCGCCAAATGGGCGCTGGATAATATCT TTCCAAAACCAGGCAGACAATTGTCCTATGATACAGTGAATATAGCAACTATAAATGGTATGCTTAAAAATGATAGTGGAAATATCTATCTGAAGTATTCACCAGATCTTATGGAAATTAGGAATGATACCATATTGTCTCAAACATTACATGGGACCTGTGAGGTGGAGGAAGGAATGTGGTTCTATGAGATTACCATGATTACTGAAGGTTCCTTAACCGTTGGTTGGGCATCTACCGGCGTTGACACG GGAGGAACAATAA ctcctttttttaaattgtatttttctgGTATTATTTCACAGGAGAAATCAGTCGGTGATGATATGTTTTCATTAGGTTATGAAGGCAACTACAGATTATTGTGGTATAATGGAAATCCCTATATTATTTCTCTGGGAAGGTGGAGGGTGGATGAAGTGTTAGGTTGCCTTCTCGACATTACTAACAAGAGTATCTCTTTCTTTCTGAATGGGTTCGAAGTCGTAATGAATTCCAATGATTTCTTTTCACCCACAAG gCCACCAAAGAAATTCTTCCCGGCGATTACAATAGCGCCCTTCCAACAGTGCATCGTGAACTTTGGCCAGAAACCTTTCCGCAGCGCGCCGGAGGGTGTACAATTCTCCGCGCTCAGCTCTGTCGGTCAACTCACTCCGCAGCAGAGGATGGtaattatctatatacatTCGACATTCCTGACAATTTTCAGCAAcaaattgattgttttttgttgtcaGATTTACGGAATGCCGCGCAGTGCGATGCAAGAACGGCAAGCGTCGTTCAATGCGAGCGAGGACGCGTGCGACATTTGCTGCGACCGCGCCGTCGACGTCACGCTGCGTCCCTGCGGACATCGGTGA